Proteins encoded within one genomic window of Theobroma cacao cultivar B97-61/B2 chromosome 7, Criollo_cocoa_genome_V2, whole genome shotgun sequence:
- the LOC18593790 gene encoding G-type lectin S-receptor-like serine/threonine-protein kinase At4g27290 encodes MSDGETLVSSGQSFELGFFSPGNSKNRYLGIWYKQTPETVSWVANRNNPITGSHGFLTVTKAGLVLSNQTKSVVWSSNTTKVAESPIAQLLDSGNFVVKDNAMASSDSSESYLWQSFDYPSNAWLPGMRINDDFNKGLTSWKSLDDPSLGDYTCRIENPELPQLVVGMGSVRMFRTGYWNGLRFSGLLPFSDPYFTLKLVFNNDELEYMYQPEAHSVDRMISLDNSGLLHYYVFNNVTREWAIIYTEPNDVCDSYGRCGANSICTVQKEPICECFRGFTPTKPAEWELLNWSSGCRRRMPLICQNGYGFLKFSRVKSPDSLEFWLNKTMSTKDCEKECLKNCSCTAYANSNITGKGHGCLMWFGNLVDIQGFTEENRGQDIYIRLHASEIGNDSHARKRLSVIIVVSVIAGILIVCLVLWCIIRKKRKNKRGMECKKEDIEVPFFDLETLTAATDGFSPEKLVGAGGFGSVYKIAVKRLSKNSKQGLEEFKNEVVLIAKLQHRNLVRLLGYCIQGEERILVYEFMPNNSLDYFIFDPKRSALLPCTKRFDIIMGIARGLLYLHQDSRLQIIHRDLKTSNVLLDHNLNAVISDFGLARTFGGDEVQVKTNRVAGTYGYMSPEYAVDGEFSVKSDVFSFGVLMLEILSGKKNRGFTHPDHHHNLLGHAWLLWKTDRALELIDSCLENSCVPSQVLRCIQLSLLCVQKFPEDRPEMSCVVSMLVNEKDILPQPKQPGFFIERRPNDGDAKSKTVESASNNAITLTVQEGR; translated from the exons CAAACAAAGAGTGTTGTTTGGTCTTCAAATACAACCAAAGTGGCAGAAAGTCCTATCGCACAGCTCTTAGATTCTGGAAACTTTGTTGTTAAAGACAATGCCATGGCGAGCTCTGATTCTTCTGAAAGTTACCTATGGCAAAGCTTTGACTATCCATCCAATGCCTGGTTACCCGGCATGAGGATCAACGATGACTTCAACAAAGGTTTGACGTCGTGGAAAAGCCTGGATGATCCGTCTCTAGGGGACTATACTTGTAGAATTGAAAATCCTGAGTTACCTCAACTGGTTGTAGGTATGGGATCAGTCAGAATGTTCCGAACTGGGTACTGGAATGGACTTCGGTTCAGTGGACTCCTTCCATTCTCTGATCCATATTTTACCCTCAAGTTAGTATTCAACAACGATGAATTGGAGTATATGTATCAACCTGAAGCCCATTCGGTTGATAGGATGATAAGCCTTGATAATTCTGGTCTACTTCACTACTATGTGTTCAATAATGTAACCAGAGAATGGGCCATAATCTACACAGAACCAAATGATGTTTGTGACAGTTATGGGCGCTGTGGAGCCAATAGCATCTGCACAGTTCAGAAAGAACCAATTTGTGAGTGTTTCAGGGGGTTTACACCTACAAAACCAGCGGAATGGGAACTGCTTAACTGGTCCAGTGGATGCAGAAGGCGAATGCCACTGATCTGCCAGAACGGATatggatttttaaaattttcaagggTTAAATCGCCTGACTCGTTGGAGTTCTGGCTGAATAAGACTATGAGCACAAAAGACTGCGAGAAAGAGTGCTTGAAGAACTGTTCTTGCACAGCTTATGCTAATTCAAACATTACTGGCAAAGGACATGGCTGTTTGATGTGGTTCGGGAATCTAGTTGACATTCAAGGTTTCACTGAAGAGAATAGAGGCCAAGATATCTACATACGGCTGCACGCTTCTGAAATTGGTAA TGATTCACATGCGAGAAAGAGATTGTCAGTGATCATAGTAGTATCAGTCATTGCTGGAATCTTGATTGTATGCTTGGTACTCTGGTGCATTATAcggaagaagagaaaaaacaaaagag GAATGGAATGCAAGAAGGAAGATATAGAGGTACCTTTTTTTGACCTGGAAACTCTCACTGCAGCTACTGATGGCTTCTCTCCAGAAAAATTGGTTGGAGCAGGTGGCTTTGGCTCTGTTTATAAG ATTGCAGTgaaaaggttgtcaaagaattcAAAACAAGGTCTAGAAGAATTCAAGAATGAAGTAGTTTTGATTGCCAAACTTCAACACAGGAATCTTGTCAGGCTTTTAGGCTACTGCATTCAAGGGGAAGAAAGGATACTGGTTTATGAGTTTATGCCAAACAATagcttggattattttatttttg ATCCAAAGAGAAGTGCATTATTGCCATGTACAAAACGCTTTGACATCATCATGGGCATTGCACGGGGACTTCTCTACCTTCATCAGGACTCTAGACTTCAAATAATTCACAGGGATTTGAAGACTAGCAATGTTTTGCTAGACCACAACTTAAATGCCGTTATTTCAGATTTTGGCTTAGCAAGAACATTTGGAGGAGATGAAGTTCAAGTAAAAACAAACAGAGTTGCTGGGACATA TGGCTATATGTCTCCAGAGTATGCAGTTGATGGAGAATTTTCAGTCAAATCTGATGTTTTCTCCTTTGGAGTGCTTATGTTAGAGATATTGAGTGGCAAGAAGAACAGGGGTTTTACTCATCCAGATCACCACCATAACCTTCTAGGACAT GCATGGTTGCTATGGAAGACAGACAGGGCCTTAGAGCTAATAGATTCATGTCTGGAGAATTCATGTGTTCCATCTCAGGTGCTAAGATGTATTCAGTTGAGTTTACTATGTGTTCAAAAGTTCCCAGAGGATAGGCCTGAAATGTCATGTGTTGTATCCATGCTGGTAAATGAGAAAGACATATTGCCTCAACCTAAACAACCTGGTTTCTTCATAGAAAGGAGACCCAATGATGGGGATGCAAAATCAAAAACAGTAGAATCTGCTTCAAACAATGCAATAACCTTAACTGTGCAGGAAGGAAGATAG